From Moraxella sp. K1664, one genomic window encodes:
- a CDS encoding IS110 family transposase — protein sequence MRLLKQTLHKQGKRQMIHYIGIDISKAKFDVAFINPSTNKVKTKVFNNNKAGFDLLLAWLKTNVSNHLDELHIILEATGVYHEHLSEFLDDNNIKQSIVNPNYVRKFADSLGVIHKTDKKDSIILSRYGYSHKPEIWVAPSIEAKQLKALLARLEALKEDLQREQNRQELLLSPNLPDLVKASMQTVINVLQEEIAKLTKDIDDFVDKHPSLKQDKTLLETIDGIGSVIAKEVVCLIHTKQFKKASQMASFLGLIPKQRQSGVFKGATKLSKQGQVSLRAKLYMSAMSAIRYNSTIKAFYERLQQNGKTKMQALCACMRKLVHICFGVIKTQTSFEQQVSLS from the coding sequence GTGCGTTTATTAAAACAGACACTGCATAAACAAGGCAAGAGACAGATGATACACTATATTGGCATAGACATCAGCAAAGCAAAGTTTGATGTTGCATTTATAAACCCAAGCACAAATAAAGTAAAAACCAAGGTTTTTAACAACAACAAAGCAGGCTTTGATTTACTGCTTGCTTGGTTAAAAACCAATGTCAGCAATCATCTTGATGAGCTACACATCATCCTAGAAGCAACAGGGGTTTATCATGAACACCTAAGTGAGTTTCTTGATGATAATAATATCAAGCAAAGCATTGTCAATCCTAACTATGTCCGCAAATTTGCAGACAGTTTGGGGGTAATCCATAAAACTGATAAAAAAGACAGCATTATTTTATCAAGGTATGGTTATAGCCACAAGCCTGAGATTTGGGTAGCACCTAGCATTGAAGCCAAACAGCTAAAAGCTCTATTGGCTCGCTTAGAAGCACTCAAAGAAGATTTGCAACGAGAGCAAAACCGACAAGAGTTGCTCTTATCACCCAATCTGCCCGATTTGGTTAAAGCATCCATGCAAACAGTCATCAATGTCCTTCAAGAGGAAATTGCCAAACTCACCAAAGACATTGATGACTTTGTTGACAAACACCCAAGTTTAAAGCAAGACAAAACCTTACTTGAAACCATTGACGGTATTGGTTCTGTTATTGCCAAAGAAGTGGTATGCTTAATACATACCAAACAATTTAAAAAAGCCTCACAGATGGCTTCGTTTTTAGGCTTAATACCCAAACAAAGACAGTCAGGTGTCTTTAAGGGAGCAACCAAACTGTCCAAACAAGGGCAAGTCTCTTTGCGTGCTAAGCTGTATATGTCTGCAATGAGTGCCATTCGTTATAATAGCACCATTAAGGCATTTTATGAACGATTACAACAAAACGGTAAAACCAAAATGCAAGCCTTATGTGCTTGTATGCGTAAATTGGTACATATCTGTTTTGGTGTTATCAAAACCCAAACATCCTTTGAGCAACAAGTATCTTTAAGTTAG
- the ampD gene encoding 1,6-anhydro-N-acetylmuramyl-L-alanine amidase AmpD, whose protein sequence is MTKFTTFFIKDGILHGADFVPSPNFNARPDCPITGIVIHNISLPPSEFGKTDTTGTHFVKAFFQNNLNANDHDYFKTIADLEVSAHLFIERDGQVSQFVNFNDRAWHAGQSTYLGRSNCNDFTIGIELEGDDFSPFTEIQYTALAHIIHAIYTAYPATERHLMGHSDIAPIRKTDPGEFFDWQKLRQLVDDLCKQ, encoded by the coding sequence ATGACAAAATTCACCACTTTTTTTATCAAAGACGGTATATTACACGGAGCGGACTTTGTGCCGTCCCCCAACTTTAATGCCCGCCCCGACTGCCCCATTACGGGCATTGTCATTCATAATATCAGCCTACCCCCAAGCGAATTTGGCAAAACGGATACCACTGGCACGCATTTTGTCAAAGCCTTTTTTCAAAATAACCTAAATGCCAATGACCATGACTATTTTAAAACCATTGCCGATTTAGAAGTCTCGGCTCATTTATTTATTGAGCGAGACGGACAAGTTAGCCAATTTGTCAATTTTAATGACAGGGCATGGCACGCAGGGCAATCCACTTATCTTGGGCGGTCAAATTGCAATGACTTTACCATTGGCATAGAATTAGAAGGCGATGATTTTTCGCCCTTTACCGAGATACAATACACCGCCCTTGCTCATATTATCCACGCCATTTATACCGCTTATCCTGCCACCGAGCGACACCTTATGGGGCATAGCGATATTGCCCCTATTAGAAAAACCGACCCTGGGGAATTTTTTGATTGGCAAAAATTAAGACAATTGGTTGATGATTTGTGCAAACAATAA
- the purE gene encoding 5-(carboxyamino)imidazole ribonucleotide mutase: MSNAHAPNPAPISSPDGTPKVGIIMGSQSDWATMCETAQILADFGVPFECQVVSAHRTPDKLFDYAKTAKTRGLSVIIAGAGGSAHLAGMCASQTALPVLGVPVKSSTLSGWDSLLSIVQMPKGVAVGTLAIGTAGAFNAGLLAVQMLATTDDNLATKLDEFRQKQTETVLASPIPGIINA, encoded by the coding sequence ATGTCAAACGCCCACGCCCCAAACCCCGCCCCCATTTCATCGCCAGACGGCACACCAAAAGTCGGTATCATCATGGGTTCACAGTCCGATTGGGCGACCATGTGTGAGACGGCACAGATTTTGGCGGATTTTGGCGTGCCTTTTGAATGCCAAGTCGTCTCGGCTCATCGCACGCCTGACAAGCTCTTTGATTATGCCAAAACCGCCAAGACTCGTGGCTTGTCCGTCATCATCGCAGGGGCAGGCGGTTCGGCTCATCTGGCAGGTATGTGTGCATCCCAAACTGCCCTGCCCGTGCTTGGCGTACCTGTCAAATCAAGCACGCTGTCAGGCTGGGATAGCCTACTATCAATCGTGCAAATGCCAAAAGGCGTGGCGGTTGGTACGCTTGCCATTGGGACGGCAGGGGCGTTTAATGCAGGGCTATTGGCGGTGCAAATGCTTGCCACGACTGATGACAACCTTGCCACAAAGCTGGACGAATTTCGCCAAAAACAAACCGAGACGGTACTGGCAAGTCCAATCCCCGGGATTATCAATGCGTGA
- a CDS encoding metallophosphoesterase, with protein sequence MIYDIIGDIHGHADKLTGLLDKLGYTHNGTSYIAPHGHQAIFMGDFIDRGNQQLATLQIVFDMIDNNEALAVMGNHEYNAICYATQNDNGKYLRPHTDNNNFQHKAFIDEVGFDSDLHRYWIQRFYELPLWLELDDCICIHACYDKYSMEILTPLLDNNKLNPNAVQMTGKRNTKPYYAIEHLLKGIESPLPSGLTMTDKTGIVRTNARVKWWIDDWQNKSIDKTLFANDLPEIYLNDLSDELLAFGVTTNKPIFIGHYWLHDKPTILSDKVVCIDYSAGKGGHLTAYQFDTENPILDDDNFVQFVG encoded by the coding sequence ATGATTTACGACATCATTGGCGACATTCACGGACACGCCGACAAATTAACAGGACTGCTTGACAAATTGGGCTATACTCATAACGGCACAAGTTATATCGCCCCACACGGTCATCAAGCGATTTTTATGGGCGATTTTATTGATAGGGGCAATCAGCAATTAGCGACTTTGCAAATCGTTTTTGATATGATTGATAATAATGAAGCCCTTGCCGTCATGGGCAATCACGAATATAACGCCATATGCTACGCTACCCAAAATGACAATGGCAAATATCTACGTCCGCATACCGACAATAATAACTTTCAGCACAAAGCCTTTATTGATGAAGTGGGATTTGATAGCGACCTGCACAGATATTGGATACAGCGATTTTATGAATTGCCCTTATGGCTTGAACTGGACGACTGTATTTGTATTCACGCCTGCTATGACAAATATAGCATGGAGATATTAACACCCCTACTTGATAATAATAAACTAAACCCTAATGCCGTACAGATGACAGGCAAAAGAAACACCAAGCCTTATTATGCCATAGAGCATTTATTAAAAGGCATAGAAAGCCCCTTGCCGAGTGGCTTAACCATGACCGACAAAACAGGCATAGTCCGTACAAATGCTCGTGTCAAATGGTGGATAGACGATTGGCAAAATAAATCCATTGACAAAACGCTATTTGCCAATGATTTGCCCGAGATTTATCTTAATGATTTGTCCGATGAATTATTGGCATTTGGTGTTACGACCAACAAACCAATATTTATCGGGCATTATTGGTTACATGATAAACCCACGATTTTATCCGATAAAGTCGTTTGCATTGATTATTCGGCAGGCAAAGGCGGGCATTTAACCGCTTATCAATTTGACACCGAAAATCCGATATTAGATGATGATAATTTTGTGCAATTTGTGGGGTAA
- a CDS encoding 5-(carboxyamino)imidazole ribonucleotide synthase, with the protein MTTPTQTLGILGGGQLGMMLAQSALKLGYTCVFLEDAPHAPASLYGQVYSSQQLDEFVAKSDIFSLEFENTPVATASYLADQKQGIYPPPTALAVAQDRLAEKALFNELDIPTVPYRAVSSLDDLQGACDELGLPLVLKTSRGGYDGKGQFVIKTTSDIATAWGELGGAVTGGAMPAPLIAEGFIHFSREVSLIGVRGRTGEVGFYPLVENVHTNGILAKTTAPAPNADTLNQTAQASMKKLLEKLDYVGVLTLELFVSENGLIANEIAPRVHNSGHWTIEGANTSQFENHVRAVLGLPLGDTGIVKPSVMLNVIGKYPNVNELLTHAGVHFHHYHKAERDGRKIGHITVMPTDSEKLAETVQKVARLLQ; encoded by the coding sequence ATGACAACACCCACCCAAACCCTTGGCATTCTAGGCGGAGGACAGCTTGGCATGATGCTTGCCCAGTCCGCTCTCAAACTTGGCTACACCTGCGTATTTTTAGAGGACGCTCCCCACGCCCCTGCCAGCCTGTATGGGCAAGTATATAGCTCACAGCAGTTGGATGAATTTGTTGCCAAATCCGACATTTTTAGCCTAGAATTTGAAAATACGCCTGTCGCCACAGCGTCCTATTTAGCTGACCAAAAACAAGGCATTTATCCACCACCTACCGCCCTAGCCGTTGCCCAAGACCGCCTTGCTGAAAAGGCGTTGTTCAATGAGCTTGACATTCCCACCGTGCCATATCGTGCGGTGTCATCGCTTGATGACTTGCAGGGTGCGTGCGATGAGCTGGGCTTACCGCTCGTGCTAAAAACATCTCGTGGGGGCTATGACGGCAAAGGGCAATTTGTCATCAAAACGACAAGCGACATCGCCACCGCTTGGGGCGAGCTTGGCGGTGCGGTAACAGGCGGTGCGATGCCTGCCCCACTTATCGCCGAGGGCTTTATTCATTTTAGCCGTGAGGTGTCGCTCATTGGCGTGCGTGGACGGACAGGCGAGGTTGGGTTTTATCCACTCGTTGAAAACGTGCATACTAACGGCATTCTTGCCAAAACCACCGCCCCTGCCCCCAATGCCGATACCCTAAACCAAACCGCCCAAGCGAGCATGAAAAAACTGCTTGAAAAACTGGATTATGTTGGCGTTTTGACCCTAGAACTGTTTGTGAGCGAGAACGGACTGATTGCCAACGAAATCGCCCCACGGGTGCATAACTCTGGGCATTGGACGATTGAGGGGGCGAACACCAGCCAATTTGAAAACCACGTCCGAGCCGTGCTAGGCTTACCACTTGGCGATACGGGTATTGTCAAGCCGTCTGTCATGCTAAATGTCATCGGCAAATATCCTAATGTCAATGAACTTTTGACCCATGCAGGGGTGCATTTTCATCATTATCATAAGGCAGAGCGAGACGGTCGCAAGATTGGGCATATCACCGTAATGCCAACCGACAGCGAGAAACTTGCCGAAACGGTACAAAAGGTGGCAAGGCTATTGCAATAA
- a CDS encoding transporter associated domain-containing protein, which yields MSDDHSWRRGLKRWLSTAPETRDDLLNLVQDSRRFLDSDMVDMLEGVLDLPAMAVKEIMTPRPDVRAITSSDDIETVLATIFESNHSRYPVIDEADDNAVMGILLVKDLIPYLAQKSAGQNPPFLLKDLVRKPLYISETARSDTLLRSLQRAQVHMAVVVDEFGSVSGVATLEDLLEEIVGDIVDEHDDIDEDSTINNIITHPEKDGVWLVQASTLIGDCNEVLGTSFDDTDVDTMGGLVMQALGAVSNLEGQSVSINDWQITVVDVEGRYIHLLELTLVPQLNDES from the coding sequence ATGTCTGATGACCACAGTTGGCGACGTGGCTTAAAACGTTGGCTATCTACCGCCCCCGAAACTCGTGATGACCTGCTTAACCTTGTCCAAGACTCTCGGCGGTTCTTGGATTCGGACATGGTAGATATGTTGGAGGGCGTGCTTGATTTGCCTGCCATGGCGGTCAAGGAGATTATGACCCCACGTCCTGATGTGAGAGCCATTACCAGTAGTGATGACATTGAGACGGTGCTTGCCACCATTTTTGAGTCCAATCATTCTCGCTATCCGGTCATCGATGAGGCGGACGATAATGCGGTCATGGGTATTTTGCTGGTCAAAGACCTAATTCCCTATCTCGCCCAAAAATCGGCAGGGCAAAACCCCCCATTTTTGCTCAAAGACCTAGTACGAAAGCCCCTGTATATCTCGGAGACAGCACGCTCGGATACCCTGCTACGCTCACTGCAACGTGCTCAGGTGCATATGGCGGTCGTGGTTGATGAGTTCGGTTCGGTGTCGGGCGTGGCGACATTGGAGGATTTGTTGGAGGAGATTGTCGGCGACATCGTTGATGAACATGATGACATCGATGAGGACAGCACCATTAACAACATCATCACCCACCCCGAAAAAGACGGCGTGTGGCTCGTCCAAGCGTCCACGCTCATCGGCGATTGTAACGAGGTGTTGGGGACGAGCTTTGATGATACGGACGTGGATACCATGGGCGGTCTGGTCATGCAGGCGTTGGGGGCGGTGAGCAACTTAGAGGGGCAGAGCGTGTCTATCAATGACTGGCAAATCACGGTTGTGGACGTAGAAGGGCGGTATATTCATCTGTTGGAGCTGACCTTAGTGCCACAATTAAATGATGAGAGTTAA
- a CDS encoding EamA family transporter: protein MNTKDYLILFSVVLIWGVNFLAMKIGLNDVPPLILGMVRFLLILLPAVFFFKKPNAPWIYLILYGLTISFGQFSLMFLALSWHFPTGLSALILQAQVFLTVLFSCILLKESVKPNHLVGMITAGVGLTLIGVGQYQGGFSLIGMLPVLGASLSWAIGNVIVKKIGQVNPLSLVIWGNLSALIAFTLGSLVAYGVGGVMSHLANFSVAGVLVVMFLAYVASFVGYTGWGYLLARHSASKVTPFIMLVPVIALVVGYVVLKERLILWHYVGILTVLFGLGMHLLGERWFDKKF, encoded by the coding sequence ATGAATACCAAAGATTATTTAATCTTATTTAGCGTGGTTTTGATTTGGGGTGTCAATTTTTTGGCAATGAAAATCGGCTTAAATGATGTACCGCCTTTGATATTGGGCATGGTGCGTTTTTTATTGATTTTATTGCCTGCTGTTTTCTTTTTTAAAAAACCCAATGCCCCGTGGATTTATTTAATTTTATATGGCTTGACCATTAGCTTTGGGCAATTTAGTCTCATGTTTTTGGCATTGTCATGGCACTTTCCCACAGGATTATCGGCACTTATTTTGCAGGCACAAGTCTTTTTAACCGTGCTGTTTTCGTGCATACTGCTAAAAGAATCGGTCAAGCCCAATCATCTTGTCGGCATGATAACGGCAGGGGTTGGGCTCACACTCATCGGCGTGGGGCAATATCAGGGCGGATTTTCGCTCATCGGTATGCTCCCTGTGCTGGGTGCGTCATTGAGCTGGGCGATTGGCAATGTCATCGTCAAAAAAATCGGGCAAGTCAATCCCTTATCGCTCGTCATCTGGGGCAATCTGTCGGCACTCATCGCCTTTACGCTAGGCTCGCTCGTGGCGTATGGCGTGGGCGGTGTAATGAGCCATTTGGCAAATTTTAGCGTGGCGGGGGTGCTTGTCGTCATGTTTTTGGCGTATGTGGCGAGCTTTGTCGGCTATACAGGCTGGGGGTATTTGCTGGCTCGGCATTCGGCAAGTAAGGTTACGCCCTTTATCATGCTCGTGCCTGTCATTGCGTTGGTGGTGGGTTATGTGGTGTTAAAAGAGCGTCTCATATTGTGGCATTATGTGGGGATTTTGACGGTATTGTTTGGGCTTGGGATGCATTTGTTGGGCGAGCGGTGGTTTGATAAGAAATTTTAA
- a CDS encoding YcgN family cysteine cluster protein, translated as MSDLRPNFWQNYPLSALTDDEWEALCDGCGVCCLVKYLDDDDVRQTEYTDVACKLLDTATGHCSDYPNRKRFVPDCIRLTVDMIAEMMWLPRHCAYKRLYLGQGLPHWHRLIAGQDRHDKQLDKVGVRGRCVSEIHLDDEEIEERVIKWVKI; from the coding sequence GTGTCCGATTTACGCCCTAACTTTTGGCAAAATTATCCCCTATCCGCCTTGACCGATGACGAATGGGAAGCCTTGTGCGACGGCTGTGGCGTGTGCTGTTTGGTCAAATACCTAGACGATGATGACGTGCGACAGACCGAATACACAGACGTGGCGTGCAAACTGCTTGACACCGCCACAGGGCATTGCTCGGACTACCCCAACCGCAAACGCTTTGTCCCTGACTGCATTCGCCTAACGGTTGATATGATAGCGGAGATGATGTGGCTACCCCGTCATTGTGCGTACAAACGGCTCTACTTGGGGCAGGGCTTACCGCATTGGCACCGCCTTATTGCAGGGCAAGACAGGCACGACAAACAACTGGATAAAGTCGGCGTGCGTGGTCGCTGTGTGTCCGAGATACATCTTGATGATGAAGAGATAGAAGAGCGTGTGATAAAGTGGGTGAAGATTTAG
- the murJ gene encoding murein biosynthesis integral membrane protein MurJ encodes MAKSRLLRSTLVVSSMTMLSRILGLVRDVVLMGVFGAGGLMDAFLVAFKIPNFLRRLFAEGAFSQAFVPVLTEYKEQKTFNEIQLLISRVSGVLGVILLALTVVVLALAPFVIQLFAPGFVDDPAKFNTATELLYLTFPYLFFISMTAFFGSILQSYGKFAPPAFAPVLLNISMIVGAWLIAPMLDKSIMALGYAVAVAGVLQLIIQLPDLYRKKLLVAPSIDFKHEGVRRILTLILPAIFGVSVTQINLLLNTIFASKMANGSVSWLYSAERLSELPLGLIGVAIGTVILPSLSASRAKADMTEFGKTLDWAMRLIVLIGLPASVAMFVLSDVLMNALFVRGEFSTTDGDMASLALRCLSGGILGFMLIKVFAPAFFAGQDTKTPVKIGIVSVFANMLFSVVFIGIFYLAKLPLHGGLALATTGASFVNAGLLYYFLQKRDIWHFGKHWYKMGMQFVIATLAMTVSLYAVLPYYPQDGSAWAKLAVLIAICVLGAVVYGVVLLASGFRPRQLRHG; translated from the coding sequence ATGGCAAAATCTCGTCTGCTTCGCTCTACCCTTGTCGTTAGCTCCATGACCATGCTCTCACGCATTTTGGGTTTGGTGCGTGATGTCGTCCTTATGGGCGTGTTTGGGGCAGGCGGTCTTATGGACGCATTTTTGGTCGCCTTTAAAATCCCCAATTTTTTACGCCGTCTTTTTGCCGAAGGGGCGTTCTCGCAAGCCTTTGTGCCTGTCTTGACCGAATATAAAGAACAAAAAACCTTTAACGAAATTCAGCTACTCATCAGTCGTGTCTCGGGCGTGCTTGGGGTGATTTTGCTCGCACTCACGGTGGTGGTGCTTGCCCTTGCCCCCTTTGTGATACAGCTTTTTGCCCCTGGATTTGTGGACGACCCTGCCAAATTTAACACAGCAACCGAGCTTTTGTACCTGACCTTTCCTTATCTGTTTTTTATTTCCATGACGGCATTTTTTGGCAGTATCCTGCAAAGCTATGGCAAATTTGCCCCGCCTGCCTTCGCCCCCGTCTTACTCAACATCTCCATGATAGTCGGGGCGTGGCTCATCGCCCCCATGCTTGACAAATCTATCATGGCATTAGGCTATGCGGTGGCGGTGGCAGGTGTGTTACAGCTTATCATACAACTGCCTGATTTATATCGCAAAAAATTACTGGTCGCCCCAAGCATTGACTTTAAACACGAAGGGGTCAGACGCATTTTGACGCTCATACTCCCTGCCATTTTTGGGGTGTCGGTAACGCAAATCAACCTGCTACTCAACACCATTTTTGCATCCAAAATGGCAAACGGCTCGGTCTCGTGGCTCTACTCTGCCGAGCGACTAAGCGAGTTGCCACTCGGTCTTATTGGCGTGGCAATCGGTACGGTCATTTTGCCCAGCCTGTCGGCAAGCCGTGCCAAAGCGGACATGACAGAATTTGGCAAAACCCTAGACTGGGCAATGCGTCTTATTGTCCTTATCGGTCTGCCTGCATCTGTGGCGATGTTTGTGCTGTCGGACGTGCTGATGAATGCCCTGTTTGTGCGTGGCGAATTTAGCACCACAGACGGCGACATGGCTTCTCTTGCTCTACGCTGTCTGTCGGGTGGGATTTTGGGCTTTATGCTTATCAAGGTGTTCGCCCCTGCGTTTTTTGCAGGGCAAGACACCAAAACCCCTGTCAAAATCGGTATCGTCTCGGTGTTTGCCAATATGCTATTTAGCGTGGTGTTTATTGGGATTTTTTATCTTGCCAAACTGCCCTTGCATGGCGGTCTTGCCCTAGCCACGACAGGGGCGAGCTTTGTCAATGCAGGGCTTTTGTATTATTTTTTGCAAAAGCGGGACATTTGGCACTTTGGCAAACATTGGTACAAAATGGGTATGCAGTTTGTCATCGCCACACTCGCCATGACGGTAAGTCTGTATGCGGTGCTACCCTACTACCCCCAAGACGGCTCGGCATGGGCAAAACTTGCCGTGCTAATCGCTATCTGCGTGCTAGGTGCAGTGGTGTATGGCGTGGTGCTACTTGCCAGTGGGTTTAGACCAAGACAGTTACGGCATGGGTGA